One Camelus ferus isolate YT-003-E chromosome 19, BCGSAC_Cfer_1.0, whole genome shotgun sequence genomic window, GCCGACACTCGGAGGGCCGGGTGGAGCCCATCCATGCCGTGGTGCTGCCGCGAGGGAAGTCGCTGGACCAGTGTGCGGAGATCCTGCAGAGGAGGACCCGGGCCAGCAAGGCCGGCACCAGCAGGCCCCCAAAATGCCGGGGGAGAGGGGTTGGACCTGGGGGCCGCCCACCCCCTCGGAGCGTGTTCGACTTCCTGAATGAGAAGCTGCGGGGCAGGGCCCCCGGGGCCCTGGAGGCGGGGGCCGCGCCCGCAGGGAGGAGGAGCGGCAAAGAGGTGTACCACGCCAGCAAGAGCACCAAGCGGGCCCTGAGCCTGCGGCTCCTCCAGACCGAGGAGAAGATTGAGCAGACCCAGCGAGTCATCCGGGGTATCCAGGAGGCCCTCACCCGCAACACCGGCCGGTACGTGCGGGCCTGGGCTTAGGGCAGGCTGGCCCTGACCAAGGGTGGCCGGTCCGGGGGTGCTGTGGGTTGGAGGATGATGGGAgaggcctgggtgggggctgggctgccaCGTGCAGAACCCAGGCGGAATGGCAGGCCCCTCTCTAGGCACAGCGTGACGGCGGCCCAGCTGCAGGAGAAGTTGGCAGGCGCCCAGCGGCAGCTGGGGCAGCTCCAGGCCCAGGAGGCAGGCCTGCAGCGGGAACAGAGGAAGGCAGACACCCACAAGAAGATGACCGAGTTCTAGGGTTCCCATGCGCCACGCGCGCAGAGCCTAGGGGCCCTGGCCCCACTGCCCTCTGCAAGACCAGCCGTCACCCAGCGACTCAGACGCCACCAGCAGAGGGGCCAGTCCAGCCCAGGCTAGACCCCACGGCTGGCCTTCCTGCCAGCCCAGGGCGCATGGACACTGCTGAGGggcgctggggctgggggcacttCTCAACACGAGCTTGCCCCTGAGCCCACCTGCCAGTGTCTTCAGGAGTCCGCTCAGGATGGACATTAAAGTGATGTTGTTGCAGTGTCTCACTGGAAGCTTGGCTGGCTGTGGGGTCtttgtggagagggaggggtctTTGCACCAGGACTCGGGTCGGGACTGGAGGGGTCCTGAATGAGGCAGAGGGCCCAGGAGGACTGGCATTCTCACTGCCCTCCCAGAAGGGGCTCTGCCAGCAGCTCTGAGGCAGATCAGAGCCTGAGGTGCCCCCCTTGTCGCCTGAACCACAGATGGGTGGAGCCGCTGCTGCCACAGGTGGGAGGAGACCGTGCAGGCCCCCAGGGGTGTTGGCAGCCCGAGAGTCTGGGttcagccccagggctgggcggCCACAAGACCACCCAGTTCCCGTGCTGTGCCTGTCTCCTGGCTGGTGTGCCCACCTCGTCGTGACTGGAGACAACCTACGGCCAGCTCTCAGGACAGTGCTGGCTCACAGTGCACCCCCACCCGGTACCGCCGAGACCCCAGGCGGGGCCGCGGCAGGTGGCTGAGGCTGCAGTGCAGGGTTGAGTGGCTGTGTGGGGAGACGCAGCCTGACGCACAGGCAGGAAGTGAGGTGGGAGCTGGGCTGAGGGCTGCACAAAGGCACCGCGCCTCAAGGTGcccaggctgcctgctgccccAGACAGCGGAGGAGGCGTGCGCCTCGGCCTTGGTAAGTGTCTGCTCTGGTCTCCAGCCtggccagggccccaggccaCTTAGTGCCTTCCTCGGACAGCTGAGGACTGGGGTCTGGGAGGATTGGGCCCTACCAGGTCAGGTCACTGGGCCCTGGGTCCTCCCTGGGTCTGGGCAGACTGGCCTCCACCTCCAAAACACCCCATCCCCTGGCTCTGTGCTGCTGGACTACAAGACCATGCTGGTTGTGGGGTAGACGCCCTCTCCCCTCAAGCAGCTCTGTAAGACGCCAGGAAGCAGACGTCCAGTGGCAGAGACAGTTGGAGCGGTGGatggagaggtggggtggggcaggcaatGCCCAGAgcagcccttcctccccctccaccgGCTTTCCAGCCCCTCAGGGGCCAGCCTCTGTAGCGGACAGCTAGGGGGCATACCTGAGACAGGAGCCATGCCTGGGCAGGACGTGGCTGCAGGTGAGTGTGGCTCGTGGCTTGCAAGCCTAGGGTGTGACCTCAGGGCCTCCCTGGCTCTCAGGTTTGGGCTGCAGTGACCACAGCAGGGCTTTGGCCAGGTCAcagctgccctgcccctcctcactgGCCATGCTTGGCCATCACCTGCTCATCCTCACCAACTCAAGTGCCCAGGGGCCAGGCAGAGCACACCTCACACTCACCAGGAGtccccaggcagaggtgggaaggtAGGCACCTGGGCTGTGTCCCCTCAGCCTCTGTAGGAAGGAGGGGTGCTGAGCCTTGGGGTTTCCTGTGTGCTGAGTCAGCACCCAAGGGGGAGGGAAACGCCCAGCAGCTGGAGTCGCAGGAGTGGGCCTGTCAGGGAGGTGCCCAGTCCCTTAGCCCCCAGCCCTCTGTCTTCTGCCTCCAGGCCTGTCCACGGCTTTGCAGGATGAGGCCACAGGTGCCCTtggcccctcctgccctctgggtCCTAGGGTGCCTCACCTTCCTGCTCTGGCTGTGGGTGCTGTGCTCAGCCTGCCACAGGTATGTCCACCCCTGGCCTTGGTGGGGCCTGGCTCAGCTCTGCAGCCAGAAGGGGTGGGGCTCCAGGCTGGCCTAGCACCAGCTCTGTACACATGCCTCCCTGTGGGCCTCAGACCAGGGGCAGATGCCCTTGACCCGCGTGTCTGCCTCACTGGCCTGATGACCCTCTTGCCCCCAGGAAGCGGGTGCCAAGGCAGCTGTCCAGGCTGCAGGACAGTGTGATGCCAGCGGAAGGGGTGAGTGCCAGGCTGTCCCcggggccagggtggggccagCAGGGCACCAGCCAGTCTTCCTCGCCCCCAGTCACTGATGAGACGGCCCTACCACCACTCCCTCAGCAAGTCGGACACCAGACTGCATGAGCTGCACCGCAGCCGGCCCTGCAGCAGAGGTGAGCCAGTGGGAGGGCCGGGCCTGGCAGTGGGCAGGCATCCCCTGACCCTGAGTGAtcccttccctgaccccagccccagccccacggcCCGCCAGCGTGGATTTCCTGTGCCCACAATGGCCAGAGGTGTCCAGAGGCACTACCAGGCCCCCAGCAGCCTTCTCACACCTGGAGCTGCCCCTGGCTGCGCCCTCCACCGGCCCCGAGGCCACCTATTCCAACGTGGGGCTGGCTGCAATCCCCCGGGCCAGCCTGGCAGTCAGCCCTGGGGTGTGGACAGGGTCATGGCTGACCAGCAGctgtgccaggcctgggcctGCGGCCAGACCCGTGGTGGCTGAGTATGCTTGCATCCAGAAGTTCAAGGGAACAGATCGGGGTCCCCAAggcctggagctggggaaggctgAGCTGACCCCAGCCACTCAGG contains:
- the LIME1 gene encoding lck-interacting transmembrane adapter 1 isoform X1, with product MRPQVPLAPPALWVLGCLTFLLWLWVLCSACHRKRVPRQLSRLQDSVMPAEGSLMRRPYHHSLSKSDTRLHELHRSRPCSRAPAPRPASVDFLCPQWPEVSRGTTRPPAAFSHLELPLAAPSTGPEATYSNVGLAAIPRASLAVSPGVWTGSWLTSSCARPGPAARPVVAEYACIQKFKGTDRGPQGLELGKAELTPATQVDLLYSRVSKPKRRDPGPATCQPNPNGGGAILALRGDSAYEVLPLRGLGVDKSLLENVYESIQEMGASAHLEPPSSSS
- the LIME1 gene encoding lck-interacting transmembrane adapter 1 isoform X2, giving the protein MPAEGSLMRRPYHHSLSKSDTRLHELHRSRPCSRAPAPRPASVDFLCPQWPEVSRGTTRPPAAFSHLELPLAAPSTGPEATYSNVGLAAIPRASLAVSPGVWTGSWLTSSCARPGPAARPVVAEYACIQKFKGTDRGPQGLELGKAELTPATQVDLLYSRVSKPKRRDPGPATCQPNPNGGGAILALRGDSAYEVLPLRGLGVDKSLLENVYESIQEMGASAHLEPPSSSS